From Tautonia marina:
GATGCTGAGCTTGAACAATATGCGCCAGGCTTTCTCACCCCTTTACGAACAATGGCCGACTCGATCGCCCAGTATCGTGAGGTGGGGACAGGACCTGATGGTCAACCTGTACTCGGGCTTCCGACGATTCAGGCTCGAAACGCCGTGACCACTGGCAGCCCGTTTGCCAATCCCGGATACCGATTCACAAGCAGTGTCGTCGACATGTTCAAGCTCGCCCCCAACGATCGGCGGGGGCCCTTGCGCAGACGATTACTCAATCCGGTTGACCCACCGACGGATTCCGACCTGTTCTTGATTGACGCACGGAATAACACGTTTTTCCTCGGCCCCGTGCCGTTTTTTTACTGGCCACGATTCCTCACAACGACTGAGGACATCAACCCCCCTCTCCAACAGATCTCCTTCCGGGCCAACAACCTGTTCGGGCAGATGATCCTGACCGATTGGGACGGCTTTCGATTGCTCGGGCTCCGGCAACCCAAGTGGGTGGATAACTGGAACCTCGACATCGACTACTTGAGCGACCGAGGACCCGCGCTCGGGAGTGAGTTCGGCTATTTCGGCGATGATTTCTCCACGGAACTGTTCGGGACCGATCTGTTCCCAAATATCGATACCAACTATTTCGGCTACCTCGACCTCTGGGGCATTTACGACCGGGGAATCGATAACCTGGGCGGTGGTCCAGCGATTGTGACCAATGGTCCCCCCCTGTTTGTTGCCTTCCGAAACGGTGTTCCTCCGTTCCAGGACTTCCGTGGTCGGGTTCTCTACCGCCACATGCAGTCGTTCCTGGCCAAGGATGCCGATCCCCTCGACGATTTTCGAGTCCAGCTTGAAGCGGCCTACATCTCCGATCGTCACTTTCTCGAACAGTATTTCAAGCGTTTGTTCGACTCGGGGCTCGATCAACGTACCCGCGTTTACGGAATTCGCCAGTGGCGCAACCAGGCAATCACGGCGACGGCCGAGGCGATGCCACTCGACTGGTTCACCCAGTCGCAGTGGTATCCCAAGGTCGAGTATTTCCGACTCGGTGACGCTCCACTCGGACTTGGTCGATTTTTCACGTACTACCAGCGAACCGGGGTCAGCTACGCAAACACCCATACCGCCGCCGAGGTGAACAACCCGGGAATCTTCTTCGGATTCTTGCCCTTTGACCCAACCACTTCGACCAGCGGTCCCTTCCGAACCGGCCGCTTGTACACGAATCATGAAATCGATCTGCCCCTCCAGTTTCAAGCGGTCCGCGTCACTCCGTATGTCCAAGGGCAACTGATCGGCTGGGACAATCAATATACAAATCCTCTGCCTGCGCTCGGATATGATCCCTCCCTGGCAGTACAAGACTATATCCGCGGACCCCAGGGATCGATGCTTGGACGTGCCTGGGGGGCCTACGGCGCGCGAGCCGACCTCTCCTTTTACCGTGTCTTCTCGGACGTCGAAAACGATCTGTTCAACCTTCATGGACTGATGCACAAGGTCGTCCTTTATGCGGACTACCGAAACGCATACTCCACGCTCGGGCTCAATCGGATCGGCGTTCAGGAGGAACTGGACGACAACACGTATGAACTCGTTCGGCGGTACTTCGCACTGAACGAGTACGGAACTGGAGTCCTGCCCGCCCAGTATAATCCGTTGTTGCTGTCTCTCCGTCGCACAACCTCACCCATCACGGGCTCAGTTGATGTGCAGGACAGCATCCAGACAGTTCGACTGGGCACCCTTCAGCGGCTTCAGACGAAACGAGGTCCAATTGATGATCGCAGAATCATCGATTTCATGACACTCGATCTCTCAACCTTCTACTATCCCGAAGCTCAGCGCGACAATTTCGGGGTTCCGTTTGGTCAAACGCAGTACCAATACGAGTGGTTCCTCGGCGATCGAACCAGCATCGTTTCTTCTGGATGGTTCGACTATTTCGACATCGTTGGTGATCCAAGATCTCCGAACAACAACACTGATGGGATCAGTGTTGTGACAGCCGGAGTGAACATTAGCCGCCCCCCCCGAGGAAGCATGTTTGTGGCGTACTCGATCCTGAACACCGGCCCCATTAACACTTCTGCACTCAATACAAGCTTTGGATACTGGATGAGTCCCAAGTGGTACGGAACCTTCGGCGGACTTTACGATTTTGGCGAGGGAATGCTCTTGTCAACGACCTTCTCTCTCACACGCATTGGGGCAGACTTTCTCACAACGGTGGGTTTCAACTACACCCCGTTGCAAGACAATTACTCCTTCGTCTTTGAAATGGTCCCTCGGTTCAGCCCGAGAACTCGCATTGGCTCGGCGGCAGGGGTACCGTTCCGACCCGACCTCCGGTTCGCACCAATCCAATGAGCAAACCGCATCTCTCTCTGACCGGGACCCATTCTGATGACGAAGCGATTGGCTCCGAGCCGCACACTCGAGTTCTTGAACAAGAATTCGCGGACTCGTCCGGAGAAGCTCAGATCATTACAGAACCGAGACACGCGACCACTCGCTTAAAATTCGACGAAGGGGCTCGTGGGATCAAGCTGGCCATCCGCGCCGAGTCAAGTTTCTTCGCCCATGCTTATCGAGGGCTGCTCATCGCCATCTGTGCGGTGATCCTGGGAGTCTCGGCCACCGGATGGTGTTTTCTGATCATCTCGGCCGCATTGGTGCTCGTCGCAGAAACCTTCCGCTGTGCCATTATCGCGACTCTTGATCTGATGGCCGATCCGGGAGATCCCCGAGCGAGAGGTGCTCGGGAGATCGCCTCGGGCGGCTTGCTTTTCGCCTCCATCACCTCTGGATGTCTAACGGTGATGGTCTTGTCGGCGAAGTTGAGCGAGATGCTTGGTTGGTGATCGAATTCGGGCGTGGGGACTGATGTCCCGGGTCAACCCTGAGACGCTGTTCCAGATCGGAAGGAGGACCAACCTTGCTCACAATCCTCCGGAATTTTCCAGTACTCGGATCTGGACCTAGCCGATCGACCACCTCGGTCGCGATCGAAACAATGTCTCGGAATCGGTACATCTCTAGTTGCCGATTGAGGGCATCCTGGAGATGAAGTTCATCGAGGGTGGCGCCTGGTAGCAACTCGATCCGCAGACGAAATCGGTTGCGGTCCTCTTGAACCGCTTGCCATTCACGGACTTCCCGGGCATAGTCAAACGCATTTTTGAACACACTTGAAATCAACTGACGGTACTGTCCCTCATCTTTGATCCAGAAGGTGTCAGCCGATCGACCGTCGATTCGTTCGATCCGAGGCAACCGACTCCCACACCCACAGGGCTCGGTCGCCATCGTGACCACATCCCCGACTTCATACCGAAGAAATGGGAGCGTTCGATTAGCAAGATTGGTGATCAGGACCTTCGACCCTGGAGTGCCTGCAGGGACCGGGCGATTCTCCGCGTCAACGACTTCGAGGATTGCCCAGTCGCTGTTCACATGAGCGCCAGCGTCAGTCGAGCAACCGTTGCTCAGAAAGGTACATTCTCCAGTCGCGTAATTATTCATGACGTGGCATCCGAAGGCGGCTTCAATGCGCAATCGGGCGCGATCGGTCAACACCTCGCTGTTGTTGACCACCTGCGCAAGTCCGGGAGCAAGTCTGAGTTGCCCAGAATCAGCCTTCAGTGCAAGTTCTTCAAGCACGCCCGCATAGCCGGTCAAGATGGTCGGGCGAAAGTCGTTGAGCTGATCAATGACGTCCGGATCGGTCTGAGAAAGCCAGAGGACTTTCATGAACACCCGAGCCGCCCGAGGAATCGACTCGAAGACAGTCGCAGAGGGATAAAATCCTCGCTTTAACGTAACGATCGCCAGCCGAGCCGGTGAGATCACGCGCCGCATCGCTTCGATCGGGGTCGCCTTCCGAGCATTCCCGCGGGTCATCTGCAGACCAAACATCAACTCGGAAAGACGCCGGTCCTGAACGATCAGCATCGGCTGGCCCTGACTCCCCGACGTATGACTCGCAAGATATCGGCCAAGAAATGGCCGACCTTCGTTGGCGGGGTTGTCGAGAAATCGTTCAAGCTCGGCCCTTCGAATGGCCGTGTCGGTGACCACCTGATCGAAATGGGCCATCAGTTCCGACTTATTCGTAGGCGCGAGTTCCTCCAGTCGGACATTGTTCGGATCAATCCCTCGGTACTTCGAACGATAGAATGAAGAATGCGTGATCGCATGGGTTACGAGTGATTGCAGTCGCCGACGCTGAAGTTCGATCACTCGATCCTCGGGAAGCCGAGGAATTCGGTTCAGCAAGAGTGATCGTACGGTGAATCGAATCATCGACTATCCCTCACCATTCCTCGTTCCCTCGTTTCCGAAGTCCCGTCAACCCAGGATGAAACACCCCGAGCGATGTGTACGGCTCAGACTCCAGACGGTCGGACTCGCGTCGTGATCAAGTCCCGCAATGACTCGTCTGTGCCGAGAATGTCGTACCCTCGTTCAATCATCGGCACAATCGCGACGAAACTCGACGAGGCGAACGCTGATCCTTGGTCTTCGAGACCCCCTCGGAAGTGATGGAGCCAGAGGACACGCGTCCGAATCTCCCTTGGCCGGGAGAGGTGCAGCGAGTACCCTATCAAAGACCTCCCTCGGTGATGGAGCGAATCGAGGAATGGTCCCTTTTCCGAATGGACGACGGCAACGATGCACATCAGCGACATCCTTGATCAGCACCAGACCACCTTCAGCTTCGAGTTCTTCCCTCCGAAAACCTCCAAGGCCTCGGAAGAACTCTTTCAGACGATCAGCCAGCTCCAGGAGCTGCAACCCTCGTTTGTGTCGGTCACCTATGGCGCCGGTGGCACGACCCGAGATCGGACTCATGAGCTGATCGTTCGAATTCAGAACGAGACGAACCTGACCGCCGTCTCGCATCTGACCTCCGTCTGCCACACCCGAGAGGAACTGGTGGCGATCCTCGATCGCTACGCCGCCTCGGGGATCGAAAACATTCTGGCGCTTCGCGGAGATCCGCCCCGCGATCTGTCAGGATACGACCGCGCGAACGACGCGTTCCAATACGCCGAGGAACTCGTTCGGTTTATCGCCAGCCACCCGAACCCGCCCGATCCCCGCGGCTTCGGGATTGGCGTCGCCGGCTTTCCGGAAGGCCATCCTTCAACCCCGAATCGCCTTCATGAGCTTGACTACCTGAAACGGAAGGTTGACGCCGGAGCACAATATATTTGCACACAACTTTTCTTCGAAAACCGAGACTTTTTTGACTTTCGAGAACGCTGTGAGATGGCTGGAATCACTGTGCCAATCATCGCCGGAATCATGCCGATCACGTCTCGCCAGGGAATGATCCGGATGGCTGATCTGGCACTTGGAGCACGGTTTCCGGCCCGACTCATTCGTGCAATCGAGCGATGTGCACCCGAGTACTCGACCGAGCAGGTTTCCAAGGTCGGCATCCATTGGGCAACGGAGCAGTGTCGAGACTTACTCGATGCACACGTCCGAGGCATCCATTTTTACACACTGAACAAGAGTGACGCGACCCGTCAAATATACGAAAATCTTGGCGTGAAAGACTCGATTGCCCTCCGAAGTTCTCCGGTATAATCGTCTCAAGTTCTACTCCACCGCTTGATCAGGCTACGCCAAGCGTTCTCCGCTCTGGGAATTGCGACCGCTTGGCGTTCGTCCAAATTGCCTCTAAGGCAAGTCGCTCGTATGCCAGAATCATCTTCTCGTACTCGCGATCTTTCCTGCCTTCTCGTCTCCAAGCTTGTTCCAGTGGGGGAGAATCGAGAATCGATTCCAAGCGGGCGAGCAGAGTCTCAGGCTGGGTTGGATCAAACACGACGACGGTGGGGTCCGCCCGTACATACTCGTCGATCCCAATCACCTCGCTCTGAATCAAGGGCTTACAAAGCTCCTTCTTGATTGAAACAATCTCTGGACTGAGATCACGCTGGGAGACATCCACAATCACATCAGCAGCAGCCAGTGCATTGTTTACGACAAAATCCTCGAACATTGAGATAAATCGAACTCGACTCCCATGAAGCCGAGACGGTTCGGTTCGAGTGAGCCACTGCCCCAGTTCCGGAACACCAAGGATCAGAGCGACAACATCTCGATCTGAACGGACAAGTCTTGCCCTTTGATCGAGGAACATCCCGATCTGATCTTCCTCAGTATCGTGCAGACATGCCAAAACGATCGTCGATCGAGAGAGACCGAACCAACGGCGTGCGTCATCTCGTTCCGGTAACTCGGAAACAGGTCGCCCAGCCTCTCGAACGGTCTCAAAATTCCAGCACGTCTCGAGAGGCGTGTAGAGATTGCGAATTCGCCGGGCCGGGAAGACCACGCGAGACGCCTCGGAAAATGCTTGAATTGCTGTGTGCGCCCCATCGCGATCGAGTGTCAGAAAAGCATCCCGAAAATCAACTGCTTCCCGAATCGTCCAGATTGAAGGGATTCTTGCAAGCCGCGCGGCATGGAGAGTTGAATATTGATCGAGCCCGATGACGTGAATGAGATCATAATCGTGATGGTCAAAGTGATCAGCGAGGATCTGAATCCTGTCCGCGATCGGTTGACGGTCGTCGATCGGCACGACAGAAACTGGGAAGCCTTCGTTCCGGAGCATGGTCCCCATTGCTCCGTCGATCCGACAACAGACTTCCGCAGCAAGCTTGCCCCGATGACGATATCCCTCGATCAGGTTTCTCACGAACCGTGACGACCCACGCCCATCGAGCCGACCGAGGTCGATCAGAACTCGAATTGGTTGATCCCCGAGTGACTCCGGAGCTGCCATCGGCCGCGTACTGATCCCCGGCTGATGATCGTCCCGGATCAGCGCCGGATGATAATAGGGGTCGGTTCGATGTCCCCAGCGTTCCAGAAAACGCTTCTCTTCTTGGGGGTCTAGTGTGAATCCTCGTGAGGCTCCCTCAAAATGGAACAATTCGGCCCTCGGCGCATAAACGCACCGAAGCCCAATCTCCGCAAGCCGCAAGCAAAAATCAACATCATTGAACCCAACAGCGAACTGGTGCTCGTCGAATCCGCCGATTTTCAAATAGGTGTCTTTTTTGACAAGCAGGCAAGCTGCCGTTACGGCACTGACATTCCGCGCAACCCGCTCAAAAAACTGAAGATCGGTGTGCCACCACGGAAGCCCCTTGAACAGATGACCGGGAGCACCGTCGAACAGATCC
This genomic window contains:
- a CDS encoding diacylglycerol kinase family protein, giving the protein MSKPHLSLTGTHSDDEAIGSEPHTRVLEQEFADSSGEAQIITEPRHATTRLKFDEGARGIKLAIRAESSFFAHAYRGLLIAICAVILGVSATGWCFLIISAALVLVAETFRCAIIATLDLMADPGDPRARGAREIASGGLLFASITSGCLTVMVLSAKLSEMLGW
- a CDS encoding phenylacetate--CoA ligase family protein, with protein sequence MIRFTVRSLLLNRIPRLPEDRVIELQRRRLQSLVTHAITHSSFYRSKYRGIDPNNVRLEELAPTNKSELMAHFDQVVTDTAIRRAELERFLDNPANEGRPFLGRYLASHTSGSQGQPMLIVQDRRLSELMFGLQMTRGNARKATPIEAMRRVISPARLAIVTLKRGFYPSATVFESIPRAARVFMKVLWLSQTDPDVIDQLNDFRPTILTGYAGVLEELALKADSGQLRLAPGLAQVVNNSEVLTDRARLRIEAAFGCHVMNNYATGECTFLSNGCSTDAGAHVNSDWAILEVVDAENRPVPAGTPGSKVLITNLANRTLPFLRYEVGDVVTMATEPCGCGSRLPRIERIDGRSADTFWIKDEGQYRQLISSVFKNAFDYAREVREWQAVQEDRNRFRLRIELLPGATLDELHLQDALNRQLEMYRFRDIVSIATEVVDRLGPDPSTGKFRRIVSKVGPPSDLEQRLRVDPGHQSPRPNSITNQASRSTSPTRPSPLDIQR
- the metF gene encoding methylenetetrahydrofolate reductase [NAD(P)H] — encoded protein: MHISDILDQHQTTFSFEFFPPKTSKASEELFQTISQLQELQPSFVSVTYGAGGTTRDRTHELIVRIQNETNLTAVSHLTSVCHTREELVAILDRYAASGIENILALRGDPPRDLSGYDRANDAFQYAEELVRFIASHPNPPDPRGFGIGVAGFPEGHPSTPNRLHELDYLKRKVDAGAQYICTQLFFENRDFFDFRERCEMAGITVPIIAGIMPITSRQGMIRMADLALGARFPARLIRAIERCAPEYSTEQVSKVGIHWATEQCRDLLDAHVRGIHFYTLNKSDATRQIYENLGVKDSIALRSSPV